The genomic stretch TTTTATGTGTTTGTAGGGGATTTATACCGACAATCAAAACTTTTACTGGAGAATAATAGAACTTTAGATGGGTTGAGAAATATGGAATCATTACTCGTCTCTGTGATAGATGCTACAATTGCAGCTCAAAATATGGTTATTGCTGCTGAGTCTCTTGATTTAGGAATCTGTTATATCGGTGGAATAAGAAATGATATTGAAAAAGTAGCTGAATTGCTAAACTTACCACCATTTACGATACCTGTTTTCGGATTAACTGTAGGCGTTCCAGAATATAAAAATCAAGTAAAACCACGGCTATTACTAGAAAATCAAGTAGGAGAAAATCAATATCCACATGAACAATTTACGGATTTAAAAGCGTATGAGGAATTGACCAAAGATTATTATGCTTTACGTGAAAAAAATCAGCATCAAACTTCATGGGGAGACAAGAATGTAGCGTTTTTTGAAGAAATACGAAGACCAGAAATAGCTGGCTTTTTGAAAAAACAAGGGTTTACATTGGATTAATTAATTTTCGTTGTAGGGCGTATAAAAAATAATAGTATTAAATTTATGAGAGGCTGGAAGAGTATTTTTTCCGGCTTTTTATTTGATTGGGGCTATTATTTTGTCATAGAAAGCTTAAACTAGATTAGATGGGGATAGATTTGTATAATTAATATGGAGTTAAAATTACACTAATATATCCAAAATAAATTTCATAAAAGGAGGATCCAAATGAAATTTCTAAAAAAATACGGTTTTTACTTTTTATTACTCGGCGTTTTGAGTGATTTTCTAACGCCTTACATACTTGGAATTTTTTACCCAGAATTAAATCAAATGACGCGGGTTATGAGTGTGTTTGGGGATGTGGCTAGTCCGGTGCGGGGAGCGTTTTTGGTTTGGTCGGTGGTGTCTGGGGTGTTCTTTGTGCTCGCTTTGCCGGCGATTTATCAGAGCGTTGTTAAAACTTCGCGGACTTTGGCGATTTTGCTTGCTTCTGCGATTGGTTTGTATGGGATTGGCGATTGTATTTTTACCGGGTTGTTTAGTATTGACACGGAGCAGGCGAGTTGGACATTTTCGACTTGGGTGCATAATATTGGCTCGGGGCTTGGTTATGCGGGATTTTTGATTTTTCCGTTGTTTCTGGTCATTCTTTACCGGAAAACTGGCGATAAAACCCGCAGCAATATCTATCTAGTTTTACTCATTGTTAGTTTGCTGTCGGCTGGTGTTTATGGGCTTGCGCGGATTCCTGCTGTGAATGACTTGCCGGTTTTAGATAAAATTGGTTTTTGTCAGCGGATTAGTTTCTTTTTTAATTATTTGCCGATTGTTGTTTTTGGAATTGATCGGATTAGAAAACCCTAGATTGTTTAAGAATCTAGGGTTTTTTGTTCGCAAAGTTCGATAAATTGCTGGAAATCTTCTTGTTTTGCTAGTTTTTTGACGAAGCTGCGTTCGTTTAAGATGGTTACTAGTTGGCCGAATAATTCTTCAAAAGAGTTGTCGCGTTCTTCTTTCATGGTGAGCAGGAGGACGAGTTTGACGCGATTTCCGCCCCAGTCGATTGGTTTATCAAGTGAGCATACGGCGACGGCATTTTTTTTCGCGCTTCGCTGGATGGCATGCGGGATGGCGTAGTAGTTG from Listeria monocytogenes ATCC 19117 encodes the following:
- a CDS encoding NADPH-dependent oxidoreductase, giving the protein MNTTIQQLVKHVSVREFKNERLSDEIKQHLLTAARSASSSHFVQSFSILEITDEKLRKELAEITNSASYVNQTGTFYVFVGDLYRQSKLLLENNRTLDGLRNMESLLVSVIDATIAAQNMVIAAESLDLGICYIGGIRNDIEKVAELLNLPPFTIPVFGLTVGVPEYKNQVKPRLLLENQVGENQYPHEQFTDLKAYEELTKDYYALREKNQHQTSWGDKNVAFFEEIRRPEIAGFLKKQGFTLD
- a CDS encoding DUF998 domain-containing protein; the protein is MKFLKKYGFYFLLLGVLSDFLTPYILGIFYPELNQMTRVMSVFGDVASPVRGAFLVWSVVSGVFFVLALPAIYQSVVKTSRTLAILLASAIGLYGIGDCIFTGLFSIDTEQASWTFSTWVHNIGSGLGYAGFLIFPLFLVILYRKTGDKTRSNIYLVLLIVSLLSAGVYGLARIPAVNDLPVLDKIGFCQRISFFFNYLPIVVFGIDRIRKP